CGCTACCGTGGCCGCTCGCCACGAGCTTTCGCCTGCCGTGGTGTCGGCGTCGAGCGCGCCGCCACCGGCCCGGCAGAACCGTTCCAGGGCATCGAGGTGCTCGGGCGAGTGGACGCCCTCGAGCTCGGTCCGAGTGGCGGGCCGGGGCGCGAACGGCACGAGGAGGTCCTCCAGGCCGGCGTGCTCGATGCCCTGGGAAACCGCACGCAGCCGAGCAGGTCGCTCGGGATGACCGAACCCGGTGTCGTGATCGAGATAGGCGGAGTGGGTGCCGAAGAGGACGGTCACCACATCGAGGTTATCGGGCGGCAGCGTCGGCGCTCCCCGCAGCTGCCACCGCCCCCAGCTCCCTCTGTAGGCTCCGGGACAAGGTGAGTAGTCCCAACGTCCAGGTCATCCGCTGGGGTGCCGAGCAGGCTCGGATCGGTCCGTGGCAGGGCGACCAGCGGGTCGCCCATCTGAGCCCCGTCGCCGGTACACCGCCCCCCTCGGTGGCCTTCGTGCGCCAGTGCCTCGATCAGCTCGCCGGTCGCGGGTTCTCCCGTGTCGTCACCGGGGCTCTGGCCGTGCCGGAGCAGGCGGCGTTCATCGGCGCCGGGTTCCGGGTGGAGGAAAGCCTCCACGTCCTCAGTGCCGACCTGATCACCGTGATAGACGGGTCGTGGCGCCAGGCCCAGCTGGAGGTGGTCGTCCGCCGGGCTCACAGTGCCGATCGGCCGGGCGTGCTGGCGCTGGACCACCTCGCCTTCGATCCGTTCTGGCAGATCGACGAGGCCGGGCTGATGGACGCGCTGCACGCCACCCCCCGTGCCCGATTCCGGGTGGCCGTGGGCGCGCGACCGGATCCGACCGGGTCGACAGGGATCGCCGGCTATGCGATCACCGGCCGCGCTGGAGGGCACGGCTTCCTGCAGCGCCTCGCCGTGCACCCGACATGGCAGCGTCGTGGAGTGGGGCGGGCGCTGGTGCTAGATGGCCTCGCTTGGTTGGAACGGAGGGGTGTCGAGCGCGCCGTGGTCAATACCCAGCTCGAGAACCGTAAGGCCCTCGCCCTCTACGAGAGTCTCGGCTTCCGACGCGAGGCGCGCGGTCTCTCGGTCCTGAGCGCCGGCGTTCGGCCATGACCCGCCGGGTGGCGAGGCTGACGGCGGTCATCTTGGCTCTCGCGGGAGCCGGCATCTGGGGCGCGGCCGTGACAGGGATCGGTTCGACCGGCGCCGCGGCCGCCAGCGCGGCCAGCTCACCGAGCCGGATCACCCTTGCCCAGCAGACACCCTGGGTCGGTCCTGGCCAGAGTTTCCAGCTCCGCTTGGCCATCTCGTCTGCCGTCCCCCGGGCCAACCTCGCCGTGGCTGTCACCGTGTTCGACCGGCTCACCAGCCGCTCGGCCTTGAGCCAGACGGTGCAGGGGCGCGACGTAGGGGTGCTGCGCGGATTTCCGCCGGTGCCCGTGAGCACCCTGCCGTCCGGCCCGGCGGGCGACGTGATCGTCACCATCCCCGTCGTCTCGTCGCCGCAGTCGCCGGCCGCGCCCGGGTCGCCCGCCAAACCGAGCCTCGATCTCGGCTCCTGTCCCAGCGGGTGCGACGGCGTCTACCCCGTCCAGGTCGAGCTCCAGGACCAGACGGCCAACCGGCCGCTCGACCGCTTCACGACCCACCTCATCTTCGCCCCGGCATCGCCCACCAGCAGCAAGCTGGGATTCACGTGGATCCTGCCGGCCCACGCGCCGCCCGCGCTGGGTCCCGACGGCCGCCGGAGCCTGCCGCCCGATCAGTCCCGCCAGCTCTCGGAGCTGGCTGGATCGCTCGCTCACCACGAGACCGTTCCGGTGACCTTGGCGCCCACGCCCGAGACCGTGCAGGCGCTGGCCGACAGCCCCCGCGCCGCTGATCACCAGACCCTCGCCACGCTGAGCGGAATGGCGGCCGACCCGGTCCAGCAAGTGCTCACCGGGCCCTACGTGCCCGTCAGCCTGCCCGGTCTGGCCGCCGTCGGTCTGGCCGACCAAGCCGTCGCCCAGCTGGCCCGGGGTACACAGGTGCTGGGCACCACCCTTCACGCCCAGACCAACCCGCACACCCTCGCGGCGGTCGGTCCGATCGACCAGGACGACGTGGGACCCCTCCGATCCGAGGGAGTCGACCACCTCGTGGTACCCGATACGAGCCTTGTCTCGTCGGGAAGCAAGCTCACCCTGACCCAGCCCTTCCAGCTGGCGGGGGGCGAGCCGGGCCAGCCCCTGGTCACTGCGGCCGACTCCGGGCTGGCCTCGCACTTCACCGCAGGCGGCGATCAGGTCCTGGCTGCCCACCAGCTGCTCGCGGACCTGGCCGAGATCTACTTCGAGCAGCCGGGGTCGAGCCAACCGCGCGCCGTGGCCGT
This Acidimicrobiales bacterium DNA region includes the following protein-coding sequences:
- a CDS encoding DUF6049 family protein; this translates as MARLTAVILALAGAGIWGAAVTGIGSTGAAAASAASSPSRITLAQQTPWVGPGQSFQLRLAISSAVPRANLAVAVTVFDRLTSRSALSQTVQGRDVGVLRGFPPVPVSTLPSGPAGDVIVTIPVVSSPQSPAAPGSPAKPSLDLGSCPSGCDGVYPVQVELQDQTANRPLDRFTTHLIFAPASPTSSKLGFTWILPAHAPPALGPDGRRSLPPDQSRQLSELAGSLAHHETVPVTLAPTPETVQALADSPRAADHQTLATLSGMAADPVQQVLTGPYVPVSLPGLAAVGLADQAVAQLARGTQVLGTTLHAQTNPHTLAAVGPIDQDDVGPLRSEGVDHLVVPDTSLVSSGSKLTLTQPFQLAGGEPGQPLVTAADSGLASHFTAGGDQVLAAHQLLADLAEIYFEQPGSSQPRAVAVETPLDWPSNSAFLTAALDGLAQSPIVQPLTLASLDANVPTAGSGGAPAVRQLGTQSDEARVPVAALRSAQRRLGSFSAVVGNDPRLLGEMGDMLLVGQSSDLRTSEQTRYMSGVQDQIDTQLGKLTLAQDRTITLTSRTGRIPITVISQAGYTVHAVLTVASDKLSFPNGSTQALALDRRDNPEYFDVSARASGDFPLSVSLISPNGDLVLLNSRFTVRSTATSAVAIALSVGAGAFLLGWWGRSLIMRRREQSRRPVRPGP
- a CDS encoding GNAT family N-acetyltransferase — protein: MSSPNVQVIRWGAEQARIGPWQGDQRVAHLSPVAGTPPPSVAFVRQCLDQLAGRGFSRVVTGALAVPEQAAFIGAGFRVEESLHVLSADLITVIDGSWRQAQLEVVVRRAHSADRPGVLALDHLAFDPFWQIDEAGLMDALHATPRARFRVAVGARPDPTGSTGIAGYAITGRAGGHGFLQRLAVHPTWQRRGVGRALVLDGLAWLERRGVERAVVNTQLENRKALALYESLGFRREARGLSVLSAGVRP